A stretch of the Acyrthosiphon pisum isolate AL4f chromosome A2, pea_aphid_22Mar2018_4r6ur, whole genome shotgun sequence genome encodes the following:
- the LOC100159498 gene encoding SWI/SNF-related matrix-associated actin-dependent regulator of chromatin subfamily A-like protein 1, with translation MSSLTDEQRKMIEANRKAAQAKLAAKLALKSTPQQAMSNNNQCTLSKAGLVVSPSPNGKSVRINYNHNLQNTKSKPVCGTCELTSKERFTVHVTYHQQLIDTFKTISSKNYDPKTSEWSFLIKDHDQLMISIKPLEPDVKIEKLPHFILKLFKTKEDIETHWSKVDISSIGDDMLDNLYPFQKLGVQFGVSKKGRCLIADDMGLGKTLQAIGIVKYYSDNFPLLIVCPSSMRYTWEEEIRLRMPNVPITGIYVLSKSNEQFIDPAVVITSYDLMSKKKDMLIKYKFGIIIFDESHSLKSEKSARTRVALSLAMQSKQCILLSGTPALSRPIELYSQIKAITRNNFMTPVEYGVRYCNGRETIYGWDFSGATNMKELKVILETQFMIRRLKSEVLKQLPQKIRNVVVLKPENIKARSQNMDDLETMMNNKSLNKMEVRGALLKYFNHTGEAKLPAICDYILNLLKDGKKFIVFAHHQKVINGICDVLENNETYYIRIDGKTSSEERKCVCDQFQSEDMYRVAVLSICAANSGITLTAAKLVIFAELYWNPGILTQAEDRAHRIGQAETVTIQYLLAKGTADDHIWPLIQSKLSVLNKAGLSKDNFKDDSTTVINCSTKLKQMNILDFLNDDNDELDENDLKFLDEVEESQCKRPRKC, from the exons atgTCAAGTTTAACTGACGAACAGCGTAAAATGATTGAAGCGAATAGAAAAGCTGCACAGGCCAAATTAGCAGCAAAATTGGCGCTTAAAAGTACACCTCAGCAAGCtatgagtaataataatcaatgcaCATTATCAAAAGCTGGATTGGTTGTATCGCCATCACCTAATGGAAAATCTGtccgtataaattataatcataatctGCAGAATACTAAATCTAAACCTGTTTGTGGTACTTGTGAACTGACATCAAAAGAACGGTTTACTGTACATGTTACCTATCATCAACAATTAATCGatacttttaaaacaatatcaaGTAAAAATTATG accCAAAAACATCAGAATGGTCATTCCTAATAAAAGACCATGATCAGCTTATGATAAGTATTAAACCTCTTGAGCCTGATGTCAAAATAGAAAAGTtaccacattttattttaaaa TTGTTTAAGACTAAAGAAGATATTGAAACACATTGGTCAAAAGTTGACATAAGTAGTATTGGTGATGATATGTTGGATAATCTTTATCCATTTCAAAAACTTGGAGTGCA gTTTGGAGTATCTAAAAAAGGTCGCTGTCTTATCGCAGATGATATGGGTTTAGGAAAGACCTTACAAGCAATtggaattgtaaaatattactcaGATAATTTTCCTTTACTCATTGTTTGTCCTTCAAGTATGAG GTATACATGGGAAGAAGAAATCCGTTTAAGAATGCCAAATGTTCCAATAACTGGGATTTATGTATTATCTAAGTCAAATGAACAATTCATTGATCCAGCTGTGGTTATTACTTCATATGATttaatgagcaaaaaaaaagatatgcttataaaatataaatttgggattattatattt GACGAAAGCCACAgtttaaaaagtgaaaaatcaGCCCGTACAAGAGTTGCACTTTCTCTGGCAATGCAAAGTAAGCAGTGTATATTGTTAAGTGGTACTCCTGCTTTGTCAAGACCGATTGAACTCTATAGTCAGATAAAAGCAATAACACGAAATAACTTTATGACTCC gGTCGAATATGGTGTTCGTTACTGCAACGGACGAGAAACAATTTACGGTTGGGACTTTTCAGGTGCCACTAATATGAAAGAGTTAAAAGTTATTCTAGAAACTCAATTTATGATTCGTCGTTTAAAAAGTGAAGTATTAAAGCAGTTACCCcaaaaaattag aaATGTAGTAGTTTTAAAACCAGAAAATATCAAAGCTCGAAGTCAAAACATGGATGATTTGGAAACTATGATGAACAATAAGTCTCTCAATAAAATGGAAGTTCGTGgtgctttattaaaatattttaatcatacagGAGAAGCCAAATTACCTGCTATTTG tgattatattctaaatttgCTTAAAGACGGAAAAAAATTCATAGTATTTGCTCATCATCAAAAAGTTATTAATGGTATATGTGATGTCCTAGAGAACAATGAAACTTA TTACATTCGAATTGATGGTAAAACGTCATCAGAAGAAAGAAAATGTGTGTGTGACCAATTCCAAAGTGAAGATATGTATAGGGTAGCCGTTCTGTCAATTTGTGCAGCGAACTCTGGTATTACACTAACAGCTGCAAAGCTTGTTATATTCGCTGAACTTTACTGGAATCCTGGT atattaACACAAGCTGAAGACCGAGCTCATCGTATTGGTCAAGCAGAAACAGTGACCATACAATATCTTTTGGCAAAAGGTACAGCAGATGATCATATTTGGCCATTGATCCAGTCCAAATTAAGTGTTTTAAACAAAGCCGGTCTTAGTAAGGATAACTTTAAAGATGACAGCACCACAGTTATT aattgttcaactaaattaaaacaaatgaacattCTCGATTTCTTAAATGACGATAATGATGAACTAGAtgaaaatgatttgaaatttttggATGAAGTTGAAGAATCGCAATGCAAACGTCCACgcaaatgttaa
- the ACYPI54307 gene encoding uncharacterized protein LOC100571469, translating to MLMLLRIAEMLIPIMISICMMGFKNRNVTDYIKMLQLQNHESHWFFKIVFTQVSIYVSLFFTMLVICGLLIKEQIPKKLVLVGSVVQVLLCIASSFFLLQFHKDLGKFELVLCSSAFGFNGLLFTIDAIIMFQQIVFSRSR from the exons ATGTTGATGCTGTTAAGAATCGCCGAAATG CTAATCCCAATTATGATATCCATATGTATGATGGGATTCAAAAATAGAAATGTTACTGATTATATCAAGATGCTTCAACTACAGAACCATGAGTCACACtggtttttcaaaattgtttttacccAAGTTTCCATTTATGTAAGTTTGTTTTTTACCATGCTTGTCATATGTGGACTATTGATAAAAGAACAAATTCCTAAGAAATTG GTACTCGTTGGTTCAGTCGTACAAGTACTTTTATGTATTGCATCctcattttttttactgcaattTCATAAAGATTTGGGCAAGTTTGAACTAGTTCTATGTTCGTCAGCATTCGGATTTAATGGCTTGTTATTTACAATTGATGCGATAATTATGTTTCAACAAATCGTATTTTCACGTTCACGATAA